Below is a genomic region from Pseudopipra pipra isolate bDixPip1 chromosome 6, bDixPip1.hap1, whole genome shotgun sequence.
gccccggcccgggccCGCGGTACCTGCGCGGGGCGAGCAGTGCTGGCGGCGCGGCGGCTCATCCCGCGCGGGGCCCCGTTCACCCGCCGCGCCCCGGCCACGGGAGGGCTGCGCGGCCCCGGGACCGCGGCCGCCGCCTCCaagcgccgcggccgccgcggggCTCCGGCCAGCGCCCCTTCTCCTCCTCGGTGCCGGCCCCGGGGTCTCGCCAAGAGTTCAGCGCCGACGGGGGCGTGCGGCCGGGGGCCAGGCCGGGGCTGCCGCTGCCCTCAGAACTGCGGGCTGCGCCGCACCGCCACCACCGCCATCGCCGCTGTTTGTTTTCATCCGCTGCGGGcagggggggaaggaaggaagaagggagggaggggaggagggaggtgcCTGGGTGTCCGCGGCGGCACTTTCCGCAGAGAGCCGCCACTCCCCGCCTGCTCTCGCCGCGCCGGGACCGCGGGCCGAtggggcaggaggtggctgggGTTGAGACAAGCGGGGCAGCGCccggcgccgctcccgccgggaGCCCCTGGCTGTGGCGAATCTACCGCGGTGaacgcggggccgggccggcggggACCGCTGGGGAGCGGCCTCGGGGCGGGTAagggccgggccgagcccgcGGGGGTCGGGCCGCCCGGGGGTCAGGGGCGCCCGGAGTGGGCAGCGCCCCTTGGGCCTGTGAGACCCCCCGACCGGCTGCCCGCGGTTCGTGTCTGTCCTGCCCAGGCGGCGGCCACTGGAGACGGCTCCAGCACCCCCCCGCCACGGGAGGTAAATTCCTGCCAGTGCCGGGCAGAGTTGTCGGCTCCGCGGTGAGCCCACCTGCTGCCACCcctgtgtttttaaaagcagatacAAAGAAGTAAAGATATTTGCTGGATGGTCAGAGTAAAGGAAAATAGTAACAGAGCTCACCAGTAACAACTGTTCTGAGTCTCCTTCCCCTTTGCTTTATGCAGGTGAAGCCTCTGGGAAAGCCCTGTCACGGAGGAGCCCCAGGGGACCCCTGGCCGTCAGCCATGGCTGTACCTATCGCGGTTCTTGACTGCGACCTCTTGCTCTATGGCCGTGGACACAGGACTTTGGATCGCTTCAAGCTGGAGGATGTCACAGACGAATATCTAGTATCCACGTACGGCTTTCCCCGACAATTCATTTACTACCTGGTGGATCTTCTGGGTGCCACTCTCTCACGCCCTACGCAGCGGTCCAGGGCCATCAGTCCGGAGACACAAATACTTGCTGCGTTGGGTTTCTATACCTCTGGCTCCTTCCAGACTCGCATGGGGGATGCAATTGGCATTAGTCAAGCCTCCATGAGCCGTTGTGTTGCCAATGTAACCGAGGCATTGGTGGAAAGAGCCTCACAGTTTATTCACTTTCCTGAGGATGAAGCTACTATGCAGAGCCTAAAGGACGACTTTTATGGGCTGGCAGGCATGCCGGGAGTGCTCGGGGTGGTTGACTGCACCCATGTGGCAATCAAAGCACCAAATGCTGAGGACCTGTCCTATGTGAACCGAAAGGGTCTCCATTCCCTGAACTGCCTGATGGTGTGTGATGCCAGAGGAGTCCTCCTCAGTGCAGAAACGCACTGGCCAGGCAGCCTGCCCGACTGCACAGTGTTAGAGCAGGCAGCCCTCACAAGCCAGTTTGAAACTGAGCTACGTAAAGATGGCTGGCTACTTGGTAAGCcaatttttcctccttcttttcagTGGGAAGTCTACTATATATTGTCTCCTTATTGAGTCAAGAGCCTCAATGCTTTCCTGCCAATTTCTTTGAGATTTGTGATTCAGTTTGGACAATCCTTACCTTAGAAGTTTAGAACAGTAACTTCCAATCTGTGTTTTATACAGTCTGATTATTGTGTGTATTAGTTTACATTTATTCTGTTAAAAGCTTGTTTTCAGTATCTTACACCTTTCTAAGCTGAATTATGCAATTTTTAATTCTAGATAGGGTCCCAGTCCAGCTGTCTTTCACTGGTTTATGCAGTAAATGAATTCATTAAAACTCTTCCATGTGTTCTACCAGGATTTTCTTGAGTAAAACTGAATGCCTTTACTTTGTCACATTTGTGAACTGGAGTTATTGTTGCCCTTTCATGCCTTCTGTTTTAGCCAGAGAAATAAGTTATTCTGTATCTGCTGTACCAGAAAACTGAGAGTGAGGAGCTGAAATCTGTAGCTGTGGGTGTGTAACCTTCTCCTTTTCACTGCTAACAGGTGACAGCTCCTTCTTACTGCGGACGTGGTTGATGACCCCTCTGCATATTCCCGAGACCCCTGCGGAATACCGGTACAACATGGCCCATTCTGCCACTCACAACATCATCGAGCGGACGTTCAGAACCATTCGGTCGCGTTTCCGCTGCCTGGATGGGTCCAAAGGCACCCTGCAGTATTCTCCAGAGAAATCCAGCCACATCATTCTGGCCTGCTGTGTGCTTCACAACATCTCCCTGGAACACGGGCTGGACGTGTGGTCTTCGCCAGCCACAGGACACATGGAACAGCCGGAAGAAGAGTATGAGCAAATGGAATCAGTGGACTCGGAAGCCTGTCGTATTCGTCAGGAACTTTTACTTACTCATTTTAGCTAATGTTGTGACAGAGAAAAGGCTTCTAACAGTTCATCTGGGAAGTTATCCAGAACAGATATGCCCCTACGTCTTCTTTAAGTCAGTAAAGACCAAGCAGATGTGAGACAAGGAGAAATTTTACACTCTTCATTTCAGGCGAATTTCTGAACTTCTCTCAGTTTTGTCAGAGATGCAATTTAATTGTTAAAGTTTTACTGTTGTGATACTTAGAGGCTCCCCTTTTACCTGACTTAGAGAACATGACATCAGTGAAGAAATTTGGGAAGTTGCCTTTGATAATGATGAAAAATATGTAAACCTTGCACTTTTTTACAAAGCAACAATTCTATGCTACTGTGTAACCCGAAACACTTATGATTGatttttaaacagcatttcACACAAATTAAAATTCCATGTGAGCTCCTGCCTATGACGAATTCAtgagcagaaaagcaaacatttatCTTTTTGTTTGCAGGTATAAATTCTTGCTAAATAcctttttgctgttttgcaaATCTCACAAAACCCAATGATTTCTCTGAAAGCTGAACTGTGTTCTGGGAAGGGTCTGGCTTTTTGCTTGCACATATCTAGAGAGTCAAGAAGAGTTGAACGTTTCTTCTTTCCCAGATAGGCTGGAGAAGACGTTAAGCTATGGTTGACTGTCAGGTACTTAACAGACATCAGGACATAGGCAAGTGAATGTTTAGAGTCTCGTTTTTACTAGGTATGTCTGCTGCAACAGGAGACTTGTCATCTTGTTGGCTGCTGTAAAAGAAATGTCAAGGACTGACTGGGTCACAGAAATTGAACTGATTGCAAAACTTCTTCGTTTAGATCAAGCTGAGGTACAGAAAGGCTGCTCTAGCGCTGCTGGCAATCTACCTCTTCAGTGGAATGAGATGACTGATGCACACTGTTGTTGCTGGCACAAGGCTGGGCAGTTTCCTGGCAACATTCTCCTTCTAAAAGGCTCAAGTGTTTCCAAGGATCTCATGACAGCAGTCTgagaaaattttgtttcttacattttattgtttgttgggcagtaaatgaaacaaaataatggGGAATGCAGAATGCTACAAAATTGTAGCTACTTAATGTAGCAGTGCAaacagctggcacagcaggtCTGTCCTTTTAGAGGAAATGAGCCTGGATTATGCCCCACATTTGAAGACTACAAGAGTATGGGACGTATTTTGAAGTGCAGAATGGAGAGGCAGGATTAGATACAGTCTGCCAAGTTTGCAATGGCAGTAAGCATTTTCTATCTTACAGAAAACCAAGCATGCTTTATGATGTGTAAGCAAGATGTTTTCAGAAGCCTCGATGAGAGCTGTAAAATGTACAACAATCTGAGATGtaattctattttctttacATACCTTCCTATGACATATCATATAGGAACTACTCTTGGTCACTGCGGTGAAACTCCTGCTCCTTTTAGCTAGGAAGAAGCAGACGAGcactgttttctaaaaaaaataaaaaaggcatttttaaggTAAGAGTTGCTGCTATATAAGGTGCCTGATGGCTCACAATCACATCTGATGGTCTGTGCTAAAAATACTGATCACTAGACCAAAACACCAGGAGACGCTGAATGAGCTGCATGGGTGACGCTGAGGTCAAGTGAGACTTGGGCATGTGTAGGTACAAACACTGTCACATAATAACAAGCTGGAGTTTCTCAATTTATGCTATGAATAGCTCTCCCCAGCATGTGCTGAGGCCAGAGAGAACTCAGAGTGGAGGCACTTCCTGGAAGACATTTGCTGCTCAGTTTTATCTTCTTTCAGCCACTGTCACTTTTGGTAGagtttaatttcaaaacagatttcACTGCTTCTCAGTTTGGGCAAAAACTGCATCAGGCCACACCAGACAAAGCCAATCCACTGAATACAACTATTCTTTCCTGAGTCAGATGTCAGAACACTTCTGTTCACTCAGGAAATGTAGGGAGCACTTTGCCCCACATACTCCTAAGCAGCTTCCTTCAAAACAATTCACCtaacacttttttccctcaGGTTTAGGCAATATTTAAATTGACAGCTGTGATTCAtgtttcttccctgttttctaGCTTCTCTGTACTTTCAGCTCTTCTTGCCAGCTGCATTTCAGGATACTTACAAGATTGTGCACTGTCAGAACTTTGAGACTTAAAGTCTAGCCTGACCATGTAATACCTGATAAGTCTCAGTCACCTGTTAAAGAGTGACAGTGACTGGCTGTTCACAGTATTGCAGTTTTCCCTTCTCGACTAAATTCCCTGTAAAACCCCATCATCAGCCCTTTTCCCTTTTCGGTGTTCCCTTAAGATACTCCCTCAAAGCctggctggctgtgctgcaggctgCCTTTGCTCCTGCCAATCCCACATATCACATGCCAACTAGGTTttcctagaatcatagaatggtttgggttggaagggaccttgaagatcattgAGTTCCCAcccccctgacatgggcagggacatcttccactagaccaggtcactcagagccccatccaacctggccttgaacaccttcaggaatggggcatccacagcttccctggacaacgtgttccagtgcctcagcaGCCTCACAGTTATTATTTCCTAATAACTAATCCAAACTTACtccctttcagtttgaacccattcccccggtcctgtcactacatgctcttgtaaatagtcttgcCTCATCTTTCTTGTAAGTtcctttcaggtactggaaggctgcaattaggtctcCCCGAAACCTTCTcatttccaggctgaaaaaaaaaattgaaaaaaaatgttttctgcaaaTTGCTTTGAGATTTGTGGTTCAGTTTGGAGAACCCTTATCCTGGAAGTTTGGAACAGAACTTCCAATCTGTTTTATACAGTCTGCTTATTGTACGTATTAGTTTACACCCATTCTGTTAAGAGCTTGTTTGGGGTatcccacagctctgggctgaGTTGTGCAGGTTTTAATTCCCGGCGGGGTCCCAGCTCGGGTCGGTGCCGCGGCCCTCGGGGCTCGACTGCTCTCGCCTGCCCTCCGTCGCCCCCGGGCGGCGGTGGAAGACTTCGTCGCTCGGCTGGCGCTGCCTGGCGGCGTTCTAGCCTCGGCTGCTCGGGCCTTGGTCCCGCGCTCGGCGCCGCCGCCGTTCGGGCCCGCTCGGCGCTCGGCTGGCCCGCCTGGCCGGAGctcggcgcggcggcggcgacACCGACCCGGGGCCGCtgcgcccccggccccgcccggcgccgccgccccaGGTACGCTCCGGGCCTACGCGCGGCCGGCCCCGCGACGAGGTCGCGCCGCCGCTcacgggcgggcgggcgcggccgTCCCCGCGGTGGCGCCCCGGAGGGCAGCGGGACCGGCCCGTGCCGGGCCGCGGCGGGCAGAGCGCGgccgggaaggggaggggggctCGCTGCCGGGGCCTTTGTGCAGGAGCTCCGGGGCCGCGGCCTTCCAGGGGAGGGGGCAGCGGGGAGGCCGCTGCGCTgccccgggccgggcgctgCCGCGGGAGGGCGAGACCGCGGCGGTGCCTCCGTCGGCCGGgggggacgggacgggacgggacgggacgggagaCTCCGGGGAGAGCGGGGAGGGGCTCCTGCTCGCCGCCTGCCCGCCGGAGCCCTCCTCAAACCGGAATTTGCATCCGAGTTTGGGTGCCTTGCGCTTCTCTGCTCATCGCCCCCGCTTTCCCGAGGGTCCGGTCCGGCGGCTGGGCTGCTCTGGAATCATGATTTTTGTCGTTACTGTTGTTGTTTTCCGCCTTTACCCAAATAAAACATGTAGGAAGTGTTGGTTGCTCTATCTGTTATGGTATTCGCCTTGTGTTGCAGAACATTTGCTTTTGAAAGTAGTGTTTGGCATAAAATGCGTTCAGGTGTGTTTCCAGTTACTTTTTGTCTTGTGAGGGAGCGAGCCCAGCTGATTCACCAGCTGTGGGAACGTTTATTGTTTTCATCTG
It encodes:
- the HARBI1 gene encoding putative nuclease HARBI1 isoform X2, with the translated sequence MAVPIAVLDCDLLLYGRGHRTLDRFKLEDVTDEYLVSTYGFPRQFIYYLVDLLGATLSRPTQRSRAISPETQILAALGFYTSGSFQTRMGDAIGISQASMSRCVANVTEALVERASQFIHFPEDEATMQSLKDDFYGLAGMPGVLGVVDCTHVAIKAPNAEDLSYVNRKGLHSLNCLMVCDARGVLLSAETHWPGSLPDCTVLEQAALTSQFETELRKDGWLLGDSSFLLRTWLMTPLHIPETPAEYRYNMAHSATHNIIERTFRTIRSRFRCLDGSKGTLQYSPEKSSHIILACCVLHNISLEHGLDVWSSPATGHMEQPEEEYEQMESVDSEACRIRQELLLTHFS
- the HARBI1 gene encoding putative nuclease HARBI1 isoform X1, which produces MQVKPLGKPCHGGAPGDPWPSAMAVPIAVLDCDLLLYGRGHRTLDRFKLEDVTDEYLVSTYGFPRQFIYYLVDLLGATLSRPTQRSRAISPETQILAALGFYTSGSFQTRMGDAIGISQASMSRCVANVTEALVERASQFIHFPEDEATMQSLKDDFYGLAGMPGVLGVVDCTHVAIKAPNAEDLSYVNRKGLHSLNCLMVCDARGVLLSAETHWPGSLPDCTVLEQAALTSQFETELRKDGWLLGDSSFLLRTWLMTPLHIPETPAEYRYNMAHSATHNIIERTFRTIRSRFRCLDGSKGTLQYSPEKSSHIILACCVLHNISLEHGLDVWSSPATGHMEQPEEEYEQMESVDSEACRIRQELLLTHFS